In Streptomyces dangxiongensis, one DNA window encodes the following:
- a CDS encoding penicillin acylase family protein, giving the protein MPPKTTATTGDKPAKSGRKKGRKARLVVLVLVLALIGGIAYGAYWSISTVRASFPQTTGSIKLDGLSGPVDVRRDGNGIPQVYASSDEDLFMAQGYVQAQDRFYEMDVRRHMTSGRLSEMFGKGQVKNDEFLRTLGWHRIAQREYDTKLSPAAKKYLRAYAEGVNAYLEGKDGADLSLEYAALGLTNDYKPEKWTPVDSVAWLKAMAWDLRGNMQDEIDRALMTSRLGPQQIQDLYPQYPYGRHKPIVQEGQYDELNKSFQPGGATGTSQTPGTTGTTGTTGTTGTSGATGTTGTTGTAGTSGTAGTTGGSAGGSQGTAGTTGSTITGASGSGLTSQLGGLYNVLDDVPAAVGVNGQGIGSNSWVVAGKYTVSKKPLLANDPHLSASLPSVWYQMGLHCRTVSGKCQYDVAGYTFAGMPGVIIGHNAKIAWGLTNSGVDVTDLYLEKVTANGYLYDGKVRPFKTRDETIEVAGGKSKTIVVRQTQDGMPLLSDRDDELVQVGRKAAVNTAAPDRGDGYGIALRWTALDAGTTMDAVFALDRAADWSEFRSAAALFDVPSQNLVYADTDDHIGYTLPGKIPTRSAADDGSIPAPGWESKYRWTGFIKQDELPYEYDPARGYIVTANQAAVGKDAYPYTLTADWGYGTRSQRITDLIESKIKDGGKISTEDMRQMQLDNSSEIAKLLVPKLLKLDLDDPDVREAQKLLEGWDYTQDADSAAAAYFNSVWRNILKLAFGNKLPKELRVKGQCLWVDKIDSTGPVDDDTKVRECGQRDADQAQPDGGDRWFEVVRTLMDKPDSDWWKTPRSGTRPGAANRDQLFARAMIDARWELTAKLGKDIDTWSWGRLHRLFLKNQTLGTEGPKAVQYLLNRGPWKLSGGEAAVNASGWNAAGGYNVVWVPSMRMVVNLADLDKSKWINLAGASGHAFSAHYTDQTGLWAKGELLPWSFSDKAVGRSTSDTLVLKP; this is encoded by the coding sequence ATGCCCCCCAAGACCACCGCCACAACGGGTGACAAGCCCGCCAAGTCCGGCAGGAAGAAGGGGCGCAAAGCCCGACTCGTCGTGCTCGTGCTGGTTCTGGCCCTCATCGGGGGCATCGCCTACGGGGCGTACTGGTCGATCAGCACCGTCCGCGCCTCCTTCCCGCAGACCACGGGTTCGATCAAGCTCGACGGCCTGTCCGGCCCGGTCGACGTCAGGCGGGACGGCAACGGCATCCCGCAGGTCTACGCCTCCTCCGACGAGGACCTGTTCATGGCGCAGGGCTATGTCCAGGCGCAGGACCGGTTCTACGAGATGGACGTGCGCCGGCACATGACCTCCGGCCGCCTGTCGGAGATGTTCGGCAAGGGCCAGGTCAAGAACGACGAGTTCCTGCGCACCCTCGGCTGGCACCGGATCGCCCAGCGGGAGTACGACACCAAGCTGTCGCCCGCCGCGAAGAAGTACCTCCGGGCGTACGCCGAGGGGGTCAACGCGTACCTCGAGGGCAAGGACGGCGCGGACCTCTCCCTGGAGTACGCGGCCCTGGGTCTCACCAACGACTACAAGCCGGAGAAGTGGACCCCGGTCGACTCCGTCGCCTGGCTGAAGGCGATGGCCTGGGACCTGCGCGGCAACATGCAGGACGAGATCGACCGCGCCCTGATGACCAGCCGTCTCGGCCCGCAGCAGATCCAGGACCTGTACCCGCAGTACCCCTACGGCCGCCACAAGCCGATCGTGCAGGAGGGCCAGTACGACGAGCTGAACAAGAGCTTCCAGCCGGGCGGCGCCACGGGCACCTCGCAGACGCCCGGCACGACGGGGACGACCGGTACCACCGGCACCACGGGTACGAGCGGCGCCACGGGCACCACCGGCACGACCGGTACGGCAGGCACCTCGGGCACCGCCGGCACCACAGGTGGCTCGGCGGGCGGCTCCCAGGGCACGGCGGGCACGACCGGCTCCACCATCACGGGGGCGAGCGGTTCGGGCCTCACGAGCCAGCTAGGGGGCCTCTACAACGTCCTGGACGACGTCCCCGCGGCCGTCGGCGTGAACGGTCAGGGCATCGGTTCGAACTCCTGGGTCGTCGCCGGGAAGTACACCGTCAGCAAGAAGCCCCTCCTCGCCAACGACCCGCACCTGTCGGCGTCCCTGCCGTCCGTCTGGTACCAGATGGGCCTGCACTGCCGGACCGTGTCGGGCAAGTGCCAGTACGACGTCGCCGGCTACACCTTTGCCGGCATGCCCGGTGTGATCATCGGTCACAACGCGAAGATCGCCTGGGGCCTGACCAACTCCGGCGTCGACGTCACCGACCTGTACCTGGAGAAGGTGACCGCGAACGGTTACCTGTACGACGGCAAGGTCCGGCCCTTCAAGACCCGCGACGAGACCATCGAGGTCGCCGGCGGCAAGTCCAAGACGATCGTCGTCCGGCAGACCCAGGACGGCATGCCGCTGCTGTCCGACCGTGACGACGAACTCGTCCAGGTCGGCAGGAAGGCCGCCGTCAACACGGCCGCACCCGACCGCGGCGACGGTTACGGCATCGCCCTGAGGTGGACCGCCCTCGACGCGGGCACCACCATGGACGCGGTGTTCGCCCTCGACAGGGCGGCGGACTGGAGCGAGTTCCGCTCGGCGGCGGCCCTGTTCGACGTGCCCTCGCAGAACCTGGTCTACGCCGACACGGACGACCACATCGGCTACACGCTGCCCGGCAAGATCCCCACGCGCTCCGCCGCGGACGACGGCTCCATCCCGGCGCCCGGCTGGGAGTCGAAGTACCGCTGGACCGGCTTCATCAAGCAGGACGAGCTGCCCTACGAGTACGACCCCGCGCGCGGCTACATCGTCACCGCCAACCAGGCCGCCGTCGGCAAGGACGCGTACCCGTACACGCTCACCGCCGACTGGGGTTACGGCACCCGCAGCCAGCGCATCACCGACCTGATCGAGTCCAAGATCAAGGACGGCGGCAAGATCTCCACCGAGGACATGCGGCAGATGCAGTTGGACAACAGCAGCGAGATCGCCAAGCTCCTGGTGCCCAAGCTGCTGAAGCTCGACCTGGACGACCCGGACGTCCGCGAGGCGCAGAAGCTGCTGGAGGGCTGGGACTACACCCAGGACGCCGACTCCGCCGCGGCCGCCTACTTCAACTCGGTGTGGCGCAACATCCTCAAGCTCGCCTTCGGCAACAAGCTCCCCAAGGAGCTGCGCGTCAAGGGGCAGTGCCTGTGGGTCGACAAGATAGACAGCACCGGCCCGGTCGACGACGACACCAAGGTCCGCGAGTGCGGCCAGCGCGACGCCGACCAGGCGCAGCCGGACGGCGGCGACCGCTGGTTCGAGGTCGTGCGCACCCTGATGGACAAGCCGGACAGCGACTGGTGGAAGACGCCCAGGTCGGGCACCCGCCCCGGTGCGGCCAACCGCGACCAGCTCTTCGCCCGCGCGATGATCGACGCCCGCTGGGAGCTGACCGCCAAGCTCGGCAAGGACATCGACACCTGGAGCTGGGGCCGGCTGCACCGCCTGTTCCTGAAGAACCAGACGCTCGGCACCGAGGGCCCCAAGGCCGTGCAGTACCTCCTCAACCGCGGCCCCTGGAAGCTCAGCGGCGGCGAGGCGGCGGTGAACGCGTCCGGCTGGAACGCCGCCGGCGGCTACAACGTCGTGTGGGTACCGTCCATGCGGATGGTGGTCAACCTCGCCGACCTCGACAAGTCCAAGTGGATCAACCTGGCGGGTGCCTCCGGGCACGCCTTCAGCGCGCACTACACGGACCAGACGGGCCTGTGGGCCAAGGGCGAGCTGCTGCCCTGGTCGTTCTCGGACAAGGCGGTCGGCAGGAGCACGAGCGACACCCTCGTCCTCAAGCCGTGA
- a CDS encoding 5-formyltetrahydrofolate cyclo-ligase, producing the protein MRERPVELGGRTGEPDKGGLRREILAVRNGLTADDVREAGRALAERALELPELADARTVAAYVSVGGEPGTLALVDALRARGVRVLLPVLLPDNDLDWGEYTGRDSLARVRHGGRMTLSEPSGARLGPDAVTGADVVLLPGLAVDGRGMRLGRGGGSYDRVLARLERAGARPRLVVLLYDTEVVGRVPAEAHDKPVHAAVTPRGVHRFAPG; encoded by the coding sequence GTGCGAGAACGACCAGTGGAACTCGGCGGACGTACGGGCGAGCCTGACAAGGGCGGGTTGCGGCGGGAGATCCTCGCGGTGAGGAACGGGTTGACGGCGGATGACGTCCGGGAGGCGGGCCGCGCGCTGGCGGAACGCGCGCTGGAGCTGCCCGAGCTGGCCGACGCGCGCACGGTGGCGGCGTACGTCTCCGTGGGCGGCGAACCGGGCACGCTCGCGCTGGTGGACGCGCTGCGCGCCCGCGGGGTGCGGGTGCTGCTCCCCGTGCTGCTGCCCGACAACGATCTGGACTGGGGCGAGTACACCGGCCGGGACTCCCTCGCGCGGGTCCGGCACGGCGGGAGGATGACGCTGTCCGAGCCGTCCGGCGCGCGTCTCGGCCCGGACGCCGTGACGGGCGCGGACGTCGTCCTGCTGCCGGGGCTCGCGGTGGACGGGCGCGGGATGCGCCTGGGGCGCGGCGGAGGCTCGTACGACCGGGTGCTGGCCCGTCTCGAGCGGGCCGGCGCACGCCCCCGGCTGGTGGTGCTGCTGTACGACACGGAGGTCGTCGGGCGGGTCCCGGCCGAGGCGCACGACAAGCCGGTGCACGCGGCGGTGACGCCCCGCGGCGTGCACCGTTTCGCGCCCGGCTGA
- the galU gene encoding UTP--glucose-1-phosphate uridylyltransferase GalU, which translates to MTQSHPRISKAVIPAAGLGTRFLPATKATPKEMLPVVDKPAIQYVVEEAVAAGLDDVLMVTGRNKRPLEDHFDRNYELESALGKKGDAERLAKVQESSDLATMHYVRQGDPRGLGHAVLCAAPHVGHEPFAVLLGDDLIDPRDPLLQRMIEVQERHGGSVIALMEVAPEQMHLYGCAAVEATADGDVVKVTGLVEKPDPADAPSNYAVIGRYVLDPRIFGILRTTEPGRGGEIQLTDALQQLAQDEKAGGPVHGVVFKGRRYDTGDRGDYLRAIVRLACEREDLGPDFRTWLRSYVAEEMQQP; encoded by the coding sequence ATGACTCAGTCCCACCCCAGGATCAGCAAGGCTGTCATCCCCGCGGCAGGTCTCGGCACCCGGTTCCTGCCGGCGACCAAAGCCACTCCCAAGGAGATGCTGCCGGTTGTGGACAAGCCGGCGATCCAGTATGTGGTCGAGGAGGCCGTGGCGGCGGGACTCGACGACGTCCTCATGGTCACCGGGCGCAACAAGCGCCCCCTGGAGGACCACTTCGACCGCAACTACGAGCTGGAGTCGGCGCTCGGCAAGAAGGGCGACGCCGAACGGCTCGCGAAGGTGCAGGAGTCCAGCGACCTGGCCACCATGCACTACGTGCGCCAGGGCGACCCCCGGGGACTCGGTCACGCCGTGCTGTGCGCCGCCCCGCACGTCGGTCACGAACCGTTCGCCGTCCTCCTCGGTGACGACCTCATCGACCCGCGGGACCCCCTGCTCCAGCGCATGATCGAGGTCCAGGAGCGGCACGGCGGCAGCGTGATCGCCCTCATGGAGGTCGCGCCCGAGCAGATGCACCTCTACGGCTGCGCGGCCGTGGAGGCCACCGCCGACGGCGACGTGGTCAAGGTGACCGGACTGGTCGAGAAGCCGGACCCGGCGGACGCCCCCTCGAACTACGCGGTCATCGGCCGCTACGTCCTCGACCCGCGCATCTTCGGCATACTGCGCACCACCGAGCCGGGCCGCGGCGGCGAGATCCAGCTCACCGACGCCCTCCAGCAGCTCGCCCAGGACGAGAAGGCCGGCGGCCCCGTGCACGGCGTCGTCTTCAAGGGCCGCCGCTATGACACCGGCGACCGCGGCGACTACCTCCGTGCCATTGTCAGACTCGCATGCGAACGTGAGGACCTGGGCCCGGACTTCCGGACCTGGCTCCGCAGTTACGTAGCCGAGGAGATGCAGCAGCCTTGA
- the glp gene encoding molybdotransferase-like divisome protein Glp, translating to MSSAATRPAAPDDLWSVDEHLEDILSAVRPLEPIELQLLDAQGCVLVEDVMVPVSLPPFDNSSMDGYAVRVADIAGAGEEFPAVLEVVGDVAAGAADPVRVGPGQAARIMTGAPLPPGAETVVPVEWTDGGLGEGPVSGMRSRSLAPQGAEGHVHVYRSAAARAHVRARGSDVKAGDLALEAGTVLGPPQLALLAAIGRGTVRVRPRPRVVVLSTGSELVQPGEELGPGQIHDSNSFALTAAARDAGAIAYRVGAVADDAETLRSTIEDQLIRADLLVTTGGVSVGAYDVVKEALSYAGDADEAGSGVEFRRLAMQPGKPQGFGSIGPDHIPLLALPGNPVSSYVSFELFVRPAIRTLSGLTDVHRPRARAALTADEALRSPRGRRQFLRGVHADGKVTPVGGAGSHLVAALARANALIVVPEDVESVEPGTEVEVVLLG from the coding sequence TTGAGCAGCGCCGCGACCCGCCCCGCCGCCCCGGACGACCTGTGGTCGGTGGACGAGCACCTGGAGGACATCCTCTCGGCCGTCCGCCCCCTGGAACCCATCGAGCTGCAACTGCTCGACGCCCAGGGCTGCGTCCTGGTCGAGGACGTCATGGTGCCGGTGTCCCTGCCGCCGTTCGACAACAGCTCCATGGACGGGTACGCGGTGCGGGTCGCGGACATCGCGGGCGCCGGCGAGGAGTTCCCGGCCGTCCTGGAGGTCGTCGGGGACGTCGCGGCGGGCGCGGCCGACCCGGTCCGGGTCGGTCCCGGGCAGGCCGCGCGCATCATGACCGGCGCGCCGCTGCCGCCCGGCGCCGAGACCGTCGTCCCCGTCGAGTGGACCGACGGAGGGCTCGGCGAGGGCCCGGTGAGCGGCATGCGGTCGCGCAGCCTCGCTCCCCAGGGCGCCGAGGGGCACGTGCACGTGTACCGGTCCGCCGCGGCACGCGCGCACGTGCGCGCCAGGGGCAGCGACGTGAAGGCCGGCGACCTGGCCCTGGAGGCCGGCACGGTCCTCGGCCCGCCGCAGCTCGCGCTGCTCGCCGCGATCGGCCGCGGCACGGTCCGGGTGCGTCCGCGCCCGCGCGTGGTCGTCCTGTCCACCGGCAGCGAACTCGTGCAGCCCGGTGAGGAACTGGGCCCGGGTCAGATCCACGACTCCAACAGCTTCGCGCTCACCGCCGCCGCGCGGGACGCGGGCGCCATCGCCTACCGGGTCGGTGCCGTCGCCGACGACGCCGAGACGCTCCGCTCCACCATCGAGGATCAGCTCATCCGCGCGGACCTGCTGGTGACCACGGGCGGCGTGAGCGTCGGGGCGTACGACGTCGTCAAGGAGGCGCTGTCGTACGCCGGTGACGCGGACGAGGCGGGCAGCGGCGTCGAGTTCCGCAGGCTCGCCATGCAGCCAGGCAAGCCCCAGGGCTTCGGCTCCATCGGCCCCGACCACATCCCGCTGCTGGCCCTGCCCGGCAACCCGGTGTCGTCGTACGTCTCCTTCGAGCTGTTCGTCCGACCCGCCATCCGCACCCTGTCGGGCCTGACGGACGTCCACCGGCCCCGCGCGCGGGCCGCGCTCACGGCGGACGAGGCGCTGCGCTCGCCCCGGGGGCGCCGCCAGTTCCTGCGCGGCGTCCACGCCGACGGGAAGGTCACCCCCGTGGGCGGCGCGGGCTCCCACCTCGTCGCGGCGCTCGCGCGGGCCAACGCGCTGATCGTCGTCCCCGAGGACGTGGAGTCGGTGGAGCCCGGCACCGAGGTGGAGGTCGTCCTCCTCGGCTGA
- the moaC gene encoding cyclic pyranopterin monophosphate synthase MoaC: protein MTVPSRGETPGRPVQDRLTHIDEAGAARMVDVSGKDVTARTARASGRVLVSPRVVELLRGEGMPKGDALATARIAGIMGAKRTPDLIPLCHPLSVSGVRLDLSVADDAVEIRAAVRTTDRTGVEMEALTAVTVAALTVIDMVKAVDKGAVITDVRVEEKTGGASGDWSRA, encoded by the coding sequence ATGACTGTGCCTTCCCGGGGGGAGACCCCCGGACGCCCTGTGCAGGACCGACTGACGCACATCGACGAGGCGGGCGCGGCCCGCATGGTCGACGTGTCCGGGAAGGACGTGACCGCGCGCACCGCCCGCGCCAGCGGCCGGGTCCTCGTCTCACCGCGCGTGGTCGAGCTGCTGCGCGGTGAGGGGATGCCCAAGGGGGACGCCCTCGCCACCGCCCGCATCGCGGGGATCATGGGTGCCAAGCGCACCCCGGATCTCATCCCGCTGTGCCACCCGTTGTCGGTGTCCGGTGTGAGACTGGATCTGTCGGTCGCGGACGACGCCGTGGAGATCCGGGCCGCCGTCAGGACGACGGACCGGACGGGCGTCGAGATGGAGGCCCTCACCGCGGTGACGGTCGCCGCGCTCACCGTGATCGACATGGTCAAGGCGGTCGACAAGGGAGCGGTCATCACGGACGTACGGGTGGAGGAGAAGACGGGCGGCGCGTCGGGCGACTGGAGCCGGGCATGA
- a CDS encoding MogA/MoaB family molybdenum cofactor biosynthesis protein: MTGDGVTGGALSAPYAALVVTASNRAAAGVYEDRGGPLVVRGLEGFGFAVDGPRVVPDGDPVEAVLREAVEAAYDVVVTTGGTGVSPTDRTPEATRAVIDHEVPGIAEAIRAYGRDKVPTAALSRGLAGVAGGTLIVNLPGSTGGVRDGLAVLEPLLVHAVDQLRGGDHPRPGSGGGAS, from the coding sequence ATGACGGGTGACGGCGTGACCGGCGGTGCGCTGTCGGCGCCGTACGCCGCGCTGGTCGTCACCGCGTCCAACCGGGCCGCCGCCGGGGTCTACGAGGACAGGGGCGGCCCGCTGGTCGTGCGCGGCCTCGAGGGCTTCGGCTTCGCCGTGGACGGGCCGCGGGTGGTGCCCGACGGCGATCCGGTCGAGGCGGTGCTGCGGGAGGCCGTGGAGGCCGCGTACGACGTGGTCGTCACCACCGGCGGCACGGGCGTCTCGCCCACCGACCGCACCCCCGAGGCGACCCGCGCGGTCATCGACCACGAGGTGCCGGGCATCGCCGAGGCCATCCGCGCGTACGGGCGGGACAAGGTGCCGACCGCCGCGCTGTCCCGGGGGCTGGCGGGCGTGGCCGGCGGAACGCTGATCGTCAACCTGCCCGGGTCCACCGGAGGGGTGCGGGACGGCCTCGCCGTCCTGGAGCCCCTCCTCGTCCACGCCGTCGACCAGCTCCGCGGCGGTGACCACCCCAGACCCGGCAGCGGTGGGGGTGCGAGCTGA
- a CDS encoding GNAT family N-acetyltransferase → MLADGEVVLRPIKLRDQRVWREVNRRNRDWLRPWEATIPPPTPSGPVAHRPTYRQMVRHLRAEAGAGRMLPFVIEYQGRLVGQLTVAGITWGSMCSGHVGYWVDAGVAGRGVMPTAVALVVDHCFRTVGLHRVEVCIRPENRPSRRVVEKLGFREEGIRPRYLHIDGAWRDHLVFALTAEEVPDGLLARWHRARSREARRAGGPAGAPGNPAERPGN, encoded by the coding sequence GTGCTGGCGGACGGCGAGGTCGTCCTCCGGCCGATAAAGCTGCGCGACCAGCGGGTCTGGCGCGAGGTGAACCGGCGCAACCGTGACTGGCTGCGCCCCTGGGAGGCGACCATCCCGCCGCCCACGCCGAGCGGGCCGGTCGCGCACCGGCCGACCTACCGCCAGATGGTCCGGCATCTGCGGGCCGAGGCCGGCGCGGGCCGGATGCTGCCGTTCGTCATCGAGTACCAGGGGCGGCTGGTCGGACAGCTCACGGTCGCCGGGATCACCTGGGGATCGATGTGTTCCGGACACGTCGGTTACTGGGTGGACGCGGGCGTGGCCGGACGCGGGGTGATGCCGACGGCCGTCGCGCTCGTGGTGGACCACTGTTTCCGCACCGTCGGGCTGCACCGCGTCGAGGTCTGCATTCGCCCCGAGAACCGGCCGAGCCGCCGGGTCGTGGAAAAACTCGGATTCCGCGAGGAGGGGATCCGGCCGCGTTATCTGCACATCGACGGGGCCTGGCGCGACCACCTCGTCTTCGCGCTCACCGCGGAAGAGGTGCCCGACGGGCTGCTCGCGCGCTGGCACCGGGCGCGCTCCCGCGAGGCCCGGCGCGCCGGGGGGCCGGCAGGCGCCCCGGGGAATCCGGCCGAACGCCCGGGAAATTGA
- the sepX gene encoding divisome protein SepX/GlpR: MSSSGLIYAVIVGAWAAYLVPMWLRRQDELNEARPTERFSTAIRLLSGRAGMERRYARDLLARSTQEGEPDAGDPDAVTDSVDVRAFAMPPTRRQTTPDAEPETPGGTGPARDRAAEPAAGPGSGHPPGVTVPAQREPAARREPSTEAAEARARRSKVLARRRRTTVMLFLAFTLGAIVAAVGGLAFLWVPAVPAATLSGYIAYLRTQERRRFAYQMDRRRAEIAAQRLRERQPRRRAPHDAGPGADQLEQGSDGGTDTGLSALAADRRALVEQTDHAEWVDQQRERQRRPGHGESWDPVPVPLPTYVTAPVAPRATSDVDLGAPDTWSSARSSSVAPEREAGHAPQDEADEAAAASGEKPAAGRSDARRAASARRARERGRTPLFDQCDEDGRPRAANE; encoded by the coding sequence GTGAGCAGCAGCGGCCTCATCTACGCAGTCATTGTCGGGGCCTGGGCCGCCTACTTGGTGCCGATGTGGCTCCGTAGGCAGGACGAGCTGAACGAGGCCCGTCCGACGGAACGCTTCAGCACCGCCATCCGGCTGCTGTCCGGACGGGCGGGGATGGAGCGCCGGTACGCCAGGGACCTGCTGGCGCGCTCCACCCAGGAGGGGGAGCCGGACGCCGGCGATCCGGACGCGGTCACCGATTCGGTGGACGTCCGGGCCTTCGCCATGCCTCCGACCCGCCGTCAGACCACCCCGGACGCCGAGCCCGAGACACCCGGCGGCACCGGACCGGCACGCGACCGGGCCGCCGAGCCGGCGGCCGGGCCGGGATCCGGCCACCCGCCCGGGGTCACGGTCCCGGCCCAGCGGGAGCCGGCCGCGCGGCGCGAGCCCTCGACGGAGGCGGCCGAGGCACGCGCCCGGCGCTCCAAGGTGCTCGCGCGCCGACGGCGCACCACCGTGATGCTCTTCCTCGCCTTCACGCTCGGCGCGATCGTCGCCGCCGTCGGCGGGCTCGCCTTCCTGTGGGTGCCCGCCGTGCCGGCCGCGACGCTCAGCGGCTACATCGCCTACCTGCGCACGCAGGAGCGCCGCCGGTTCGCCTACCAGATGGACCGCCGGCGTGCCGAGATCGCCGCCCAGCGCCTGCGGGAGCGCCAGCCGCGCCGCCGGGCCCCGCACGACGCGGGCCCCGGCGCTGACCAGTTGGAACAGGGTTCGGACGGCGGGACCGACACCGGCCTCTCCGCGCTCGCCGCGGACCGCCGTGCCCTCGTCGAGCAGACCGACCACGCCGAATGGGTCGACCAGCAGCGGGAGCGGCAGCGCAGGCCCGGGCACGGGGAGAGCTGGGACCCCGTACCGGTGCCCCTGCCGACGTACGTCACCGCGCCGGTCGCTCCGCGCGCCACCTCCGACGTGGATCTGGGGGCGCCCGACACCTGGAGTTCGGCGCGGTCCAGCTCGGTCGCGCCGGAGCGCGAGGCGGGCCACGCGCCGCAGGACGAAGCGGACGAGGCGGCCGCCGCGTCCGGGGAGAAGCCGGCGGCCGGCCGCAGCGACGCACGCCGCGCGGCCTCCGCCCGCCGGGCACGTGAACGCGGCCGTACCCCGCTCTTCGACCAGTGCGACGAGGACGGACGCCCGCGCGCCGCCAACGAGTGA
- a CDS encoding GNAT family N-acetyltransferase, with protein MNIRRVRFDHPDATKLNDEVQAEYHLRYGDGGDATALDPADFHPPRGLYLIAYDEHDRPVATGGWRSQDRNEEGNEDGDAELKRMYVVEEMRGRGLARRILAELEEDARAAGRLRMVLETGTKQPEAIALYTSSGYAPCVKFGYYRHYEDSRCYAKRL; from the coding sequence ATGAATATACGTCGCGTTCGGTTCGATCACCCCGACGCCACCAAGCTCAACGACGAGGTCCAGGCCGAGTACCACCTGCGCTACGGCGACGGAGGCGACGCCACGGCCCTCGACCCCGCCGACTTCCACCCGCCCCGGGGCCTGTACCTGATCGCGTACGACGAGCACGACCGCCCCGTGGCCACCGGCGGCTGGCGCAGCCAGGACCGCAACGAGGAGGGCAACGAGGACGGCGACGCCGAACTCAAGCGCATGTACGTCGTCGAGGAGATGCGCGGCCGGGGCCTGGCCCGCCGCATCCTCGCGGAGCTGGAGGAGGACGCCCGCGCGGCCGGCCGGCTCCGCATGGTCCTGGAGACGGGCACCAAGCAGCCCGAGGCGATCGCCCTGTACACCTCCAGCGGCTACGCGCCGTGCGTGAAGTTCGGCTACTACCGCCACTACGAGGACAGCCGCTGCTACGCCAAGCGGCTCTGA
- a CDS encoding exodeoxyribonuclease III, whose product MLNVTSVNVNGLRAAAKKGFVEWLAGTEADVVCLQEVRAEPHQLPEEVRRPDGWYVTHAPAAAKGRAGVSLCTRREPDRVRVGFGSAEFDGSGRYVEADLPGVTVASLYLPSGEAGTERQDEKVRFMDEFLAHLKDLRERAAADGREVLVCGDWNIAHQQADLKNWRGNTKNSGFLPEERAWLSRVLDPADGGYVDVVRTLHPDTEGPYTWWSYRGRAFDNDSGWRIDYHVATPGLAGRAVKGLVERAATHAERWSDHAPVTVVYDL is encoded by the coding sequence GTGCTGAATGTGACCTCCGTGAACGTGAACGGGCTGCGAGCCGCCGCGAAGAAGGGCTTCGTGGAGTGGCTCGCCGGGACCGAGGCGGACGTCGTCTGCCTCCAGGAGGTCCGCGCCGAGCCGCACCAGTTGCCCGAGGAGGTCCGCCGGCCCGACGGCTGGTACGTCACCCACGCCCCGGCCGCCGCGAAGGGCCGCGCGGGAGTCTCCCTCTGCACGCGCCGTGAACCCGACCGGGTCCGGGTCGGCTTCGGCTCGGCCGAGTTCGACGGCAGCGGGCGCTACGTCGAGGCCGACCTGCCCGGCGTCACCGTCGCCTCCCTCTACCTCCCCTCCGGCGAGGCCGGCACCGAACGGCAGGACGAGAAGGTCCGCTTCATGGACGAGTTCCTCGCCCACCTGAAGGACCTGCGCGAGCGGGCCGCCGCCGACGGGCGCGAGGTGCTGGTCTGCGGCGACTGGAACATCGCCCACCAGCAGGCCGACCTGAAGAACTGGCGCGGCAACACGAAGAACTCCGGCTTCCTGCCCGAGGAGCGCGCCTGGCTGAGCCGGGTCCTCGACCCGGCGGACGGCGGCTACGTCGACGTCGTCCGCACCCTCCACCCGGACACCGAGGGCCCGTACACGTGGTGGTCCTACCGGGGCCGGGCTTTCGACAACGATTCAGGCTGGAGGATCGACTACCACGTCGCCACGCCCGGGCTCGCCGGCCGGGCGGTCAAGGGTCTCGTCGAGCGCGCGGCCACGCATGCCGAGCGGTGGTCCGACCATGCTCCGGTCACCGTCGTGTACGACCTGTAG